A genomic region of Campylobacter corcagiensis contains the following coding sequences:
- the murC gene encoding UDP-N-acetylmuramate--L-alanine ligase, producing the protein MKKVHFIGIGGIGISALARFLKEQNFIITGSDIKQSDTIKDLRDEGMSVSVPHSKDVIKDQDIVIYSAAIKDDNVELIEARKKGITCLSRKEALPIVLKDKKVFSVAGAHGKSTTSAMLASLVEGSVIIGAISKAFGSNMKYFESENIIFEADESDSSFLNSNPYLAVVTNAEPEHMEHYDFDTDKFYAAYRGFLERAKICVINAEDEFLGSLKKECIKLYPSKDITDIKLVLRDYEPYMSFNLKNLGRFEVFGIGEHIAIDASLAILAAACEVGLESVRENLLEYKGIKRRFDILEASKDFVLIDDYGHHPTEIKATLKSVKEYANLLGISKITAIFQPHRYTRLKANLKGFKECFKEADELVILPVYSAGEADNGIDLKKEFKELNPLFTDRIKGLDKKVEFIDIYGVKHLLDKGIVIGFGAGDISLQIRGML; encoded by the coding sequence TTGAAAAAAGTTCATTTCATAGGTATCGGGGGCATTGGGATTTCAGCATTAGCTAGGTTTTTAAAAGAGCAAAATTTTATCATAACTGGTTCAGATATAAAGCAAAGTGATACTATAAAAGATCTAAGAGATGAGGGTATGAGTGTTAGTGTACCTCACTCTAAAGATGTAATAAAAGACCAAGATATTGTGATCTACTCAGCAGCTATTAAAGATGATAATGTAGAGCTTATAGAGGCTAGAAAAAAAGGCATTACTTGTCTTTCTCGAAAAGAGGCTTTGCCAATTGTTTTAAAAGATAAAAAAGTCTTTTCGGTTGCAGGAGCTCATGGAAAAAGCACAACTTCAGCAATGCTAGCAAGTTTGGTTGAAGGAAGCGTTATAATAGGAGCTATCTCAAAAGCTTTTGGGTCAAATATGAAGTATTTTGAGAGTGAAAATATCATCTTTGAAGCCGATGAGAGCGATAGCAGCTTTTTAAACTCAAACCCTTATTTAGCTGTAGTTACAAACGCAGAACCAGAACATATGGAGCATTATGATTTTGATACAGACAAGTTTTATGCGGCATATCGTGGTTTTTTAGAAAGAGCTAAAATTTGCGTAATAAATGCTGAAGATGAGTTTTTGGGAAGCTTGAAAAAAGAGTGCATTAAACTCTATCCAAGTAAGGATATTACCGATATAAAGCTTGTTTTAAGGGATTATGAACCATATATGAGTTTTAATCTTAAAAATTTAGGTAGATTTGAAGTTTTTGGCATTGGAGAACATATCGCAATTGATGCAAGTTTGGCTATTTTAGCAGCAGCTTGCGAAGTTGGGCTTGAAAGTGTTAGAGAGAATTTGCTTGAGTATAAAGGGATAAAAAGACGATTTGATATTTTAGAAGCTAGTAAGGATTTTGTCTTAATTGATGATTATGGACACCATCCAACAGAGATTAAAGCAACTTTAAAAAGCGTTAAAGAGTATGCGAATTTATTAGGAATTTCAAAGATTACAGCGATATTTCAGCCACACCGCTATACTCGTTTAAAAGCAAACTTAAAAGGATTTAAAGAGTGTTTTAAGGAGGCTGATGAGCTTGTGATTTTACCTGTTTATAGTGCAGGAGAAGCTGATAATGGCATAGATTTAAAAAAGGAATTTAAAGAGTTAAATCCACTTTTTACAGACAGAATAAAAGGGCTTGATAAAAAAGTGGAATTTATAGATATTTATGGTGTAAAGCATCTTTTGGATAAAGGCATAGTTATTGGTTTTGGAGCAGGCGATATAAGCCTTCAAATAAGGGGAATGCTGTGA
- a CDS encoding endonuclease MutS2, producing the protein MRELFKRVDLDEYLAKFESFLARPKELFLEGDSKVNYEQILELAKFDITPPPNITNLDDALMRISKFGVLHISEIYEFTKIINYFSYIKKFKFEGSLNSWLLKIEIPTILLKISNYFDDEGKFKDEVDSRFYSLKESYRVKKEQINSELKKLLYTKSLAPYLVDTQIHYVNEAETILVRGGFNHALKGQVIGRSSGGYFYVSPNSISNLKSQQAEILDSIQEVIYEHCKEISSVFNKNLLFLRFINRAFDKLDSLLARAFLAKSQDLEFLLSDNSKDIVIKDFAHPALKNPKKISLNFSKKVLLITGVNAGGKSMLLKSILSVALLSKYLLPMRIKADASKVGNFKDFELIMEDPQDSKNDISTFAGRMLSFSKLFGRKNLLLGVDEIELGTDFEEAASLYSVMIEQLMKSDVKMVITTHHKRLAMLLSKDSEVELIAALYDEKQGVPKFEFLEGIIGKSYAFETALRYNIPPNLVAKAKEIYGVDKENLNEAITKAINLELELKEKIVSTDEKEKKLDKLLESLKDQKTKADEKIQSEIKRLEMEYYKAINEAKRGINLKDIKDKQRSINKANDLINAVKKPPKISKPYEFKVGDFVKYGSVKGEIIAINKKEATVLSDGLKLRVGLNLLNPSSKPLQPKKQSVKISVNKPTNPELILDLHGLRVDEAMNRLDKFISDSLVLGFDEIVVKHGIGTGKLSAAVKEFLKAHPSVVSFRDGAPSEGGYGSKVIKL; encoded by the coding sequence GTGAGAGAGCTTTTTAAAAGAGTCGATTTAGATGAGTATTTAGCTAAATTTGAAAGCTTTTTAGCGCGTCCTAAGGAGCTGTTTTTAGAAGGCGATAGCAAGGTAAACTACGAACAAATTTTAGAACTAGCTAAATTTGATATCACTCCACCACCAAATATAACAAATTTAGATGATGCTTTGATGAGAATTTCTAAATTTGGAGTTTTGCATATCAGTGAAATTTATGAGTTTACTAAGATTATAAACTATTTTTCTTATATCAAAAAATTTAAATTTGAAGGTTCTTTAAATTCATGGCTTTTAAAGATAGAAATTCCTACTATACTGCTCAAAATTTCAAACTACTTTGATGATGAAGGCAAATTTAAAGATGAAGTTGATAGTAGATTTTACTCCTTAAAAGAGTCATACCGCGTAAAAAAAGAGCAAATTAATTCTGAACTTAAAAAGCTACTTTATACCAAAAGTTTAGCTCCATATCTTGTTGATACTCAAATTCACTACGTAAATGAAGCAGAAACTATTCTAGTTCGTGGCGGTTTTAATCACGCATTAAAAGGGCAAGTTATCGGTAGAAGTAGTGGCGGGTATTTTTATGTATCGCCAAATTCTATATCTAATCTTAAAAGCCAGCAAGCTGAAATTTTAGATAGTATTCAAGAAGTTATTTATGAACATTGTAAAGAGATAAGTTCTGTTTTTAATAAAAATTTGCTTTTTTTACGCTTTATAAACAGAGCTTTTGATAAGCTTGATAGCCTTTTGGCTAGGGCATTTTTAGCAAAAAGCCAGGATTTAGAATTTTTACTAAGCGATAACTCAAAAGATATTGTTATTAAGGATTTTGCTCATCCAGCCCTTAAAAATCCAAAAAAAATTAGCTTAAATTTTAGTAAAAAAGTCCTACTTATCACAGGTGTAAATGCTGGTGGAAAATCAATGCTTTTAAAAAGCATCTTAAGTGTAGCACTTTTATCAAAATACCTTCTTCCTATGAGAATAAAAGCAGATGCTTCAAAGGTGGGCAATTTTAAGGATTTTGAACTTATTATGGAAGACCCACAAGATTCTAAAAACGACATTTCAACATTTGCTGGAAGAATGCTTAGTTTTAGTAAGCTTTTTGGGCGTAAAAATTTGCTACTTGGAGTTGATGAGATAGAACTTGGTACTGACTTTGAAGAGGCAGCTTCGCTTTACTCTGTGATGATAGAACAGCTAATGAAAAGTGATGTTAAAATGGTCATCACAACTCACCATAAACGCCTTGCTATGCTTCTTTCAAAAGATAGTGAAGTTGAGTTGATAGCGGCTTTATATGATGAAAAGCAAGGAGTTCCAAAGTTTGAGTTTTTAGAGGGCATAATAGGCAAAAGTTACGCTTTTGAAACCGCACTTCGCTACAATATACCACCAAATTTAGTGGCAAAAGCTAAAGAAATTTATGGCGTTGATAAAGAAAATTTAAATGAAGCTATCACGAAGGCTATAAATTTAGAACTTGAGTTAAAAGAAAAAATCGTATCTACAGATGAAAAAGAGAAAAAGCTTGACAAACTACTTGAGAGCTTAAAAGATCAAAAAACAAAAGCAGATGAAAAGATCCAAAGCGAGATAAAACGCCTTGAGATGGAGTATTATAAGGCTATAAATGAAGCAAAAAGAGGTATAAATTTAAAAGATATAAAAGACAAGCAGCGAAGCATCAATAAAGCAAATGATCTAATAAATGCCGTAAAAAAACCGCCTAAAATTTCAAAACCATATGAATTTAAGGTGGGCGATTTTGTAAAATATGGAAGTGTTAAAGGCGAAATCATAGCGATCAATAAAAAAGAAGCGACAGTTTTAAGTGATGGATTAAAGCTTAGAGTTGGACTAAATTTGCTAAATCCTAGCAGTAAGCCACTACAACCTAAAAAGCAAAGCGTAAAAATAAGTGTAAATAAACCTACAAATCCAGAACTTATACTAGACCTTCACGGGCTTAGGGTTGATGAAGCGATGAATCGTTTAGATAAATTTATATCTGATAGTTTGGTTTTGGGTTTTGATGAGATTGTGGTAAAGCATGGAATTGGCACAGGAAAGCTAAGTGCTGCTGTGAAGGAGTTTTTAAAAGCTCACCCTAGCGTGGTTAGTTTTAGAGATGGAGCGCCTAGTGAAGGTGGATATGGTTCAAAGGTTATAAAGCTGTGA
- a CDS encoding LysE family translocator, giving the protein MIESFLAGILLGWGVAIPVGPITVLMMSYALQSYTKSLCIGLGASFVDMVYLGLILFGMTQIFNNEIFIKVFSVFGACYLTYMAWGIYKGMNSNIKAVKTQQNSHIKMFIKGMLLNITNPYVMMFWFSMATTLVSGDNSFISMLSGLWIGIVSWIAFFPYVVYKSRDFLSKKIINALNWGSIAIIMGFVFYILYNTFLKIH; this is encoded by the coding sequence GTGATAGAGTCATTTTTAGCTGGAATTCTTCTTGGTTGGGGAGTTGCAATTCCTGTTGGCCCAATAACAGTTCTTATGATGTCATATGCTCTTCAAAGCTACACAAAGTCTCTTTGTATCGGTCTTGGGGCTAGTTTTGTGGATATGGTTTATCTTGGGCTGATTTTGTTTGGAATGACTCAAATTTTTAATAATGAGATATTTATCAAGGTTTTTTCAGTTTTTGGGGCGTGTTATTTGACATATATGGCATGGGGAATTTATAAAGGCATGAATAGCAACATAAAAGCTGTTAAAACTCAACAAAATTCACATATAAAAATGTTTATAAAAGGTATGCTTTTAAATATAACAAATCCATATGTTATGATGTTTTGGTTTAGTATGGCAACTACGCTAGTTTCAGGTGATAATAGCTTTATTTCGATGCTTAGTGGGCTTTGGATTGGCATAGTTAGCTGGATAGCATTTTTTCCATATGTGGTTTATAAAAGTAGAGATTTTTTAAGCAAAAAGATAATTAATGCTTTAAATTGGGGCTCAATTGCTATTATAATGGGTTTTGTATTTTATATATTGTATAATACTTTTTTGAAAATTCATTGA